In Equus przewalskii isolate Varuska chromosome 6, EquPr2, whole genome shotgun sequence, one DNA window encodes the following:
- the EXPH5 gene encoding exophilin-5 isoform X3 — protein MTEPGGPGKLQKTKWDIRWLQGVTGEWFEEIQRKKFCNETDVSQMLKQPLTSRLRKGMAENDPVELQTSRSKNIPNQRNPTSIPSRLSFKSSLASLFSFRKSRKETLKLPSPGQKGCDSHAGPPVSVRGTALQTKIHNSPLENQPVDSTFVPKPAGMREGSGIPPWDASLLENEFFQVLDDLDSKLAQEQFPSSVNTRTSLNYGSRTQFSHFYSSGNRHGNMTGRHNNHYKETSNMSIYDILRPGTPREGFKTFSPRTRTIYDMYRSRETRVLKEDYMEKNTFGSTSLCFDSRQRSASPATGYFTARSLYFPGTIQNRSGFMPPSHQKSPKRTPLSSIIWNSSDSSRDRQNQEEFLRAPSPMEIDPADQYMYPRCFQENRRYEFYRSQSIYQSVGLHAPMDNAMGPDPLENSENMPFYHQDNPFARSFFSNTFGQSREQRFGQSPFWGQQEEHSSWSEFHQSRKPFTSSDRDFEMTSIEANSASAGHGHSVPSQRWRSFSPSYRTDISREQEEPHPWQFDSQTSTLESMEVSQGNRNQSTHFGTPNVCSMTGSSNHIKPGGLECQQDTCPIEVHINKEPYSFGIAQTSASSFKTSFPQIPDDRGNPQSPNFQNSTVTLQKVKPASLPIRRYTEVTMTNSNSVVSPPLTESQPNILVTEVNNEKDLNESILEKDTQLNKMDQTNVTSEIPQPVSQTVISNPLPDFQNPLSQDSAKSNRLVFNASTPVSSKRSPGVISRKDTSKIHISHRDKANELKKDKNYTRNRKLGSAISLPFIQENRTTSSFPSPNQGCHEELTVSNEDISNVVKYNRWSSEPPENPAILDIKEEQRTTTHSTNCSKLAAGHNIPCDSLDLSSTTLPDSLSSNNSFPDALLIPSTTLFSRKSLSSKDPSLGEREEKDNDSKNQDNQFTLSPSENQKSNDNCVTVHNEVIDVVKCHSHPPFKDGKGKGKIRQSMSCTENGKSSKMESRSTPTSDSRSLSEVNQSNSQDPELHTIYCTLPRQSASFLIGNRKSEGKIMASSFRNEPLPFQIKNNVEDPRGKYTSNEFSPSPESESKCSKVVSDSVSVAPEATQRMTKMKNIGSASVRKGPLPFLIKRAVSCPSGVPSPSVGRDEREKCLVSDTDASAITLRPWERIINPLESDSSIRDCSLTKRCHQKEYFQECTEKDGKISASRMGVFSLSNEDPLPFSSDMSGKESGKTLHKFKTTSMFSVSGDEDNVKCLEVVSIYYTLPRKHSKKFCNRLQKYTQNIDSLTELAKAETETFPNALEKDKLNYSTREQSGTPSPEDLKMLVNSAKENSYCPSHATEKRTLLQLPSSGPSEPTFQEMASVEADVSLHKGESKTREISQDHLAKTPSLSNSQSRKVRGQKLQSETLPTSSVLQGKKVAEKESENCQQSIKSGNSGPFNLPAHSEENVENSQTGRSSGEGAGGGIAITATGSGKCLQKGINDSANGLQPREVRREIGTDFQKMTDEALSDSESQVCALTPALHKLQLDEVTHSGEPDLESLPSEPRKLPQRSQEVNMTENLKAKDEMQKLAWDQPSLPGGSSKYKTSLDDLEKGKNRSSVKHRLAAVSKAGRKFPAKDLSSRRHVATIFPQSGNGSGFGGLSLGTPKCHPLSTEPSPKSTESTDESRFSNDGMDVQKSENPLQVTVISNREASAHLNNQKSNSISQPHQIESENITESPPKDEDSKAVTVAQILESESEVLAQPTITRLGEADFSDHPFPLEPAEKSINSPLASCQQQQRSASSLEREPEPPHHYRSKSLKNINVHGDLLRKSHPPKVRERHFSETASIDNALSGLTLGNEFSNNSGYSRRFKSFSELPSCDEKENWALYNSRTRMGRKSVTSISRPIDYGIFGKEQQLAFLENVKRSLTEGRLWKPSFLKNPGFLKDDVINPSNPLKSSTSNSPSNQMPEDGLSPSTPLNIYEEDPVDSDCDTDTTTDDEYYLDENDKESEL, from the coding sequence ttttagaTGATTTGGATAGCAAACTGGCTCAGGAACAATTTCCAAGCTCAGTGAATACCAGAACATCTCTCAACTATGGATCAAGAACACAGTTCAGTCACTTTTACTCGAGTGGGAACAGACATGGTAATATGACCGGAAGGCACAACAATCACTATAAGGAAACTTCTAATATGTCTATCTATGACATCCTAAGACCAGGAACCCCTAGGGAAGGTTTTAAAACCTTTTCTCCGAGAACAAGGACAATTTATGATATGTATAGGTCAAGGGAAACGAgagttttaaaggaagattaTATGGAAAAGAATACTTTTGGTAGTACTTCTCTGTGTTTTGACAGCAGGCAACGATCAGCCTCACCAGCTACGGGGTATTTCACAGCAAGAAGCTTATATTTTCCAGGCACAATTCAGAACAGGAGTGGGTTTATGCCACCAAGCCACCAGAAGAGCCCCAAGAGAACCCCTTTATCATCCATCATATGGAATAGTTCAGATTCTTCTAGAGATAGGCAGAATCAGGAGGAGTTCCTGAGGGCACCATCACCAATGGAAATTGACCCTGCTGACCAGTATATGTATCCCAGGTGTTTTCAGGAGAATAGGAGATATGAATTTTACCGTTCACAGAGTATTTACCAAAGTGTTGGTTTACATGCCCCCATGGATAATGCAATGGGTCCTGACCCATTGGAGAACTCAGAGAATATGCCATTCTACCATCAAGACAATCCATTTGCTAGGTCTTTCTTTAGCAATACCTTTGGACAAAGCAGGGAACAGAGATTTGGACAAAGTCCTTTTTGGGGGCAACAGGAAGAACATTCTTCCTGGTCTGAGTTTCATCAAAGCAGGAAACCATTCACTTCTTCTGACAGAGACTTTGAAATGACTTCCATTGAAGCAAATAGTGCATCAGCTGGTCATGGCCACAGTGTTCCTTCTCAACGCTGGAGatcattttctcccagttacAGAACAGATATTTCCAGAGAGCAAGAAGAGCCACATCCTTGGCAGTTTGATTCTCAAACATCCACACTGGAGAGCATGGAGGTGTCACAAGGTAATAGGAACCAGTCGACTCATTTTGGCACACCAAATGTTTGCTCCATGACTGGTTCAAGCAATCACATCAAACCTGGTGGGTTAGAATGTCAACAGGACACTTGTCCTATAGAAGTACATATAAACAAAGAACCTTACTCATTTGGAATTGCTCAGACTTCAGCATCCTCATTCAAAACTTCCTTCCCTCAGATTCCCGATGACAGAGGAAATCCTCAGAGCCCCAACTTTCAGAATTCCACAGTCACTTTGCAGAAAGTTAAGCCTGCCTCTCTTCCCataagaagatatacagaagtcACTATGACCAACAGCAATTCAGTTGTTTCTCCACCTCTTACTGAAAGTCAACCCAATATCCTGGTCACAGAAGTGAATAATGAGAAAGACTTGAATGAATCTATTTTGGAAAAAGACACACAACTAAACAAGATGGACCAGACAAACGTGACTAGTGAAATACCTCAACCTGTTTCACAGACAGTAATTTCTAACCCTTTACCTGATTTTCAAAATCCCCTCTCCCAGGACTCAGCCAAGAGCAACAGACTTGTTTTTAATGCATCTACCCCAGTAAGTTCAAAAAGGTCACCTGGAGTCATTTCCAGGAAAGAtacctccaaaattcatatatcaCACAGAGATAAAGCCAATGAACTaaagaaagataagaattataCCAGGAACAGAAAACTTGGCTCAGcaatttcccttcctttcattCAGGAAAACAGAACAACATCATCTTTTCCCAGCCCAAATCAAGGTTGTCACGAGGAATTAACAGTAAGTAATGAAGATATTTCAAACGTTGTTAAATATAACCGCTGGAGCTCTGAACCTCCAGAAAACCCTGCTATTTTAGATATTAAGGAAGAACAACGTACCACAACTCATTCTACCAACTGTAGCAAGTTGGCTGCTGGCCACAACATTCCATGTGATTCTTTAGATTTGTCATCAACTACACTACCAGATTCCTTATCATCGAATAATTCTTTCCCTGATGCTCTGTTGATTCCTTCTACTACACTGTTCTCCAGGAAAAGTCTTTCCAGCAAAGATCCATctctgggagaaagagaagaaaaagacaatgatAGCAAGAACCAAGATAATCAGTTCACCCTAAGCCCctcagaaaaccaaaaaagtaaTGATAATTGTGTGACTGTACATAATGAAGTGATTGATGTTGTCAAATGCCATTCACACCCTCCTTTCAAGgatggaaagggaaaaggaaaaataaggcaAAGCATGTCCTGTACTGAAAATGGAAAGTCAAGCAAAATGGAAAGTAGATCAACACCCACAAGTGATAGCCGTAGCCTCAGTGAGGTGAATCAAAGCAACTCCCAGGACCCTGAGCTTCACACAATTTATTGCACCTTACCCAGACAATCAGCCAGTTTTCTCATTGGTAACAGGAAGTCAGAAGGTAAGATAATGGCTTCTTCATTTAGGAATGAGCCACTTCCATTCCAAATCAAAAATAATGTGGAAGATCCAAGAGGGAAGTACACATCAAATGAATTCAGTCCCAGTCCTGAGTCAGAAAGCAAATGTTCCAAAGTAGTTTCAGACTCAGTCTCAGTAGCCCCTGAAGCCACCCAGAggatgacaaaaatgaaaaacattggATCTGCTTCTGTTAGAAAAGGACCACTTCCGTTTCTCATCAAGAGGGCTGTGTCTTGTCCTTCAGGAGTACCATCTCCCTCAGTtggaagagatgaaagagaaaaatgcttgGTCTCAGACACAGATGCTTCTGCTATAACATTAAGGCCTTGGGAGAGAATCATTAACCCTCTGGAAAGTGACTCATCCATTAGGGATTGTTCTTTAACTAAAAGATGCCACCAAAAGGAATACTTTCAAGAATGCACTGAAAAGGATGGTAAAATTTCTGCCTCCAGGATGGGTGTATTTTCCCTTTCAAATGAAGACCCTTTACCTTTTTCTTCAGACATGTCAGGAAAAGAAAGCGGAAAAACATTGCATAAATTTAAGACTACGagtatgttttctgtttctggtgATGAAGATAATGTAAAATGTCTTGAGGTGGTTTCAATATATTACACGCTACCAAGGAAACACAGCAAAAAATTCTGTAACCGCCttcaaaaatatacacaaaatattgaTTCACTTACAGAATTAGCTAAAGCGGAGACTGAGACATTTCCTAATGctttagaaaaagacaaactaaaCTATTCTACACGAGAGCAGTCAGGAACACCTTCACCAGAAGATCTAAAGATGTTGGTCAACTCTGCTAAGGAGAACAGCTATTGTCCTTCTCATGCCACTGAAAAAAGGACTCTTTTACAGTTACCAAGTAGTGGGCCCTCAGAACCTACATTCCAGGAAATGGCTTCTGTTGAAGCAGATGTTTCTCTTCATAAAGGAGAATCTAAAACTAGAGAGATTTCCCAAGATCACTTAGCTAAAACACCATCTCTAAGCAATTCACAAAGCAGGAAAGTAAGGGGGCAAAAATTGCAAAGTGAAACCCTACCTACTTCATCagttcttcagggaaaaaaagttgCAGAAAAGGAATCTGAAAATTGTCAGCAATCCATTAAATCAGGTAACAGTGGTCCTTTTAATCTTCCAGCCCATTCAGAAGAGAATGTTGAAAATTCCCAAACTGGGAGAAGTTCTGGGGAGGGTGCAGGTGGCGGTATAGCCATTACAGCTACTGGAAGTGGAAAGTGTCTTCAGAAAGGTATCAATGACAGTGCCAATGGATTGCAGCCTAGGGAAGTCAGGAGGGAAATTGGAACAGATTTCCAAAAAATGACTGATGAAGCACTTTCTGACTCAGAAAGCCAAGTCTGTGCTCTGACTCCAGCTTTGCATAAACTACAGCTTGATGAGGTGACTCATTCAGGTGAACCAGATTTAGAGAGTTTGCCGTCTGAACCCAGGAAACTACCTCAAAGAAGTCAGGAGGTAAATATGACAGAGAACCTGAAGGCTAAGGATGAAATGCAGAAGTTGGCATGGGATCAACCTtcacttcctggaggaagtagTAAATATAAAACCAGCTTGGATGAcctagaaaaagggaaaaacagatcTTCAGTTAAACACAGATTGGCAGCCGTGTCCAAAGCAGGCAGAAAATTTCCAGCTAAAGATTTAAGCTCCAGAAGACATGTAGCTACTATTTTCCCCCAAAGTGGCAACGGTTCTGGCTTTGGTGGTTTATCTCTTGGCACACCAAAGTGCCACCCACTGTCCACTGAGCCTTCTCCAAAGTCCACAGAATCCACAGATGAAAGCAGGTTTAGTAATGATGGGATGGATGTGCAGAAATCTGAGAACCCTCTCCAGGTTACTGTAATATCCAACAGAGAAGCTTCTGCACATTTAAACAATCAGAAGTCTAACAGCATTTCACAACCACATCAGATTGAGTCTGAAAATATCACAGAATCACCACCAAAGGATGAGGATTCTAAAGCTGTAACAGTAGCTCAGATTTTAGAAAGTGAGTCAGAAGTCTTGGCCCAACCTACAATCACCAGGCTCGGGGAAGCAGACTTCTCTGACCATCCTTTTCCATTAGAGCCGGCAGAGAAATCAATAAACAGTCCACTGGCCAGTTGTCAGCAACAACAAAGGAGTGCTTCATCTCTGGAGAGGGAACCTGAGCCTCCACACCACTATCGTTCAAAGAGTTTAAAAAACATCAATGTGCACGGCGATCTGCTACGCAAAAGTCATCCTCCGAAAGTCAGAGAGCGCCATTTTTCTGAAACCGCTTCTATTGACAATGCCCTGAGTGGACTGACCCTTGGGAATGAATTCTCTAATAACAGTGGGTACAGTCGAAGATTCAAATCTTTTTCTGAACTTCCGTCCTGTGATGAAAAGGAAAATTGGGCTTTGTATAACAGCAGGACAAGAATGGGTCGCAAGTCTGTAACATCTATATCCAGACCTATTGACTATGGAATTTTTGGGAAAGAACAACAGTTGGCTTTCTTGGAGAATGTAAAGAGGTCACTGACAGAAGGAAGATTATGGAAACCGAGTTTTCTAAAGAACCCGGGCTTCCTGAAAGATGATGTAATTAACCCTTCTAACCCATTGAAGTCGTCAACCTCAAATTCTCCTAGCAATCAAATGCCAGAAGATGGCTTATCTCCAAGTACACCACTTAATATCTATGAAGAGGATCCAGTAGACTCAGACTGTGACACAGATACAACCACAGATGACGAATACTACCTGGATGAAAATGACAAAGAATCAGAACTGTGA
- the EXPH5 gene encoding exophilin-5 isoform X5, with the protein MLKQPLTSRLRKGMAENDPVELQTSRSKNIPNQRNPTSIPSRLSFKSSLASLFSFRKSRKETLKLPSPGQKGCDSHAGPPVSVRGTALTKIHNSPLENQPVDSTFVPKPAGMREGSGIPPWDASLLENEFFQVLDDLDSKLAQEQFPSSVNTRTSLNYGSRTQFSHFYSSGNRHGNMTGRHNNHYKETSNMSIYDILRPGTPREGFKTFSPRTRTIYDMYRSRETRVLKEDYMEKNTFGSTSLCFDSRQRSASPATGYFTARSLYFPGTIQNRSGFMPPSHQKSPKRTPLSSIIWNSSDSSRDRQNQEEFLRAPSPMEIDPADQYMYPRCFQENRRYEFYRSQSIYQSVGLHAPMDNAMGPDPLENSENMPFYHQDNPFARSFFSNTFGQSREQRFGQSPFWGQQEEHSSWSEFHQSRKPFTSSDRDFEMTSIEANSASAGHGHSVPSQRWRSFSPSYRTDISREQEEPHPWQFDSQTSTLESMEVSQGNRNQSTHFGTPNVCSMTGSSNHIKPGGLECQQDTCPIEVHINKEPYSFGIAQTSASSFKTSFPQIPDDRGNPQSPNFQNSTVTLQKVKPASLPIRRYTEVTMTNSNSVVSPPLTESQPNILVTEVNNEKDLNESILEKDTQLNKMDQTNVTSEIPQPVSQTVISNPLPDFQNPLSQDSAKSNRLVFNASTPVSSKRSPGVISRKDTSKIHISHRDKANELKKDKNYTRNRKLGSAISLPFIQENRTTSSFPSPNQGCHEELTVSNEDISNVVKYNRWSSEPPENPAILDIKEEQRTTTHSTNCSKLAAGHNIPCDSLDLSSTTLPDSLSSNNSFPDALLIPSTTLFSRKSLSSKDPSLGEREEKDNDSKNQDNQFTLSPSENQKSNDNCVTVHNEVIDVVKCHSHPPFKDGKGKGKIRQSMSCTENGKSSKMESRSTPTSDSRSLSEVNQSNSQDPELHTIYCTLPRQSASFLIGNRKSEGKIMASSFRNEPLPFQIKNNVEDPRGKYTSNEFSPSPESESKCSKVVSDSVSVAPEATQRMTKMKNIGSASVRKGPLPFLIKRAVSCPSGVPSPSVGRDEREKCLVSDTDASAITLRPWERIINPLESDSSIRDCSLTKRCHQKEYFQECTEKDGKISASRMGVFSLSNEDPLPFSSDMSGKESGKTLHKFKTTSMFSVSGDEDNVKCLEVVSIYYTLPRKHSKKFCNRLQKYTQNIDSLTELAKAETETFPNALEKDKLNYSTREQSGTPSPEDLKMLVNSAKENSYCPSHATEKRTLLQLPSSGPSEPTFQEMASVEADVSLHKGESKTREISQDHLAKTPSLSNSQSRKVRGQKLQSETLPTSSVLQGKKVAEKESENCQQSIKSGNSGPFNLPAHSEENVENSQTGRSSGEGAGGGIAITATGSGKCLQKGINDSANGLQPREVRREIGTDFQKMTDEALSDSESQVCALTPALHKLQLDEVTHSGEPDLESLPSEPRKLPQRSQEVNMTENLKAKDEMQKLAWDQPSLPGGSSKYKTSLDDLEKGKNRSSVKHRLAAVSKAGRKFPAKDLSSRRHVATIFPQSGNGSGFGGLSLGTPKCHPLSTEPSPKSTESTDESRFSNDGMDVQKSENPLQVTVISNREASAHLNNQKSNSISQPHQIESENITESPPKDEDSKAVTVAQILESESEVLAQPTITRLGEADFSDHPFPLEPAEKSINSPLASCQQQQRSASSLEREPEPPHHYRSKSLKNINVHGDLLRKSHPPKVRERHFSETASIDNALSGLTLGNEFSNNSGYSRRFKSFSELPSCDEKENWALYNSRTRMGRKSVTSISRPIDYGIFGKEQQLAFLENVKRSLTEGRLWKPSFLKNPGFLKDDVINPSNPLKSSTSNSPSNQMPEDGLSPSTPLNIYEEDPVDSDCDTDTTTDDEYYLDENDKESEL; encoded by the coding sequence ttttagaTGATTTGGATAGCAAACTGGCTCAGGAACAATTTCCAAGCTCAGTGAATACCAGAACATCTCTCAACTATGGATCAAGAACACAGTTCAGTCACTTTTACTCGAGTGGGAACAGACATGGTAATATGACCGGAAGGCACAACAATCACTATAAGGAAACTTCTAATATGTCTATCTATGACATCCTAAGACCAGGAACCCCTAGGGAAGGTTTTAAAACCTTTTCTCCGAGAACAAGGACAATTTATGATATGTATAGGTCAAGGGAAACGAgagttttaaaggaagattaTATGGAAAAGAATACTTTTGGTAGTACTTCTCTGTGTTTTGACAGCAGGCAACGATCAGCCTCACCAGCTACGGGGTATTTCACAGCAAGAAGCTTATATTTTCCAGGCACAATTCAGAACAGGAGTGGGTTTATGCCACCAAGCCACCAGAAGAGCCCCAAGAGAACCCCTTTATCATCCATCATATGGAATAGTTCAGATTCTTCTAGAGATAGGCAGAATCAGGAGGAGTTCCTGAGGGCACCATCACCAATGGAAATTGACCCTGCTGACCAGTATATGTATCCCAGGTGTTTTCAGGAGAATAGGAGATATGAATTTTACCGTTCACAGAGTATTTACCAAAGTGTTGGTTTACATGCCCCCATGGATAATGCAATGGGTCCTGACCCATTGGAGAACTCAGAGAATATGCCATTCTACCATCAAGACAATCCATTTGCTAGGTCTTTCTTTAGCAATACCTTTGGACAAAGCAGGGAACAGAGATTTGGACAAAGTCCTTTTTGGGGGCAACAGGAAGAACATTCTTCCTGGTCTGAGTTTCATCAAAGCAGGAAACCATTCACTTCTTCTGACAGAGACTTTGAAATGACTTCCATTGAAGCAAATAGTGCATCAGCTGGTCATGGCCACAGTGTTCCTTCTCAACGCTGGAGatcattttctcccagttacAGAACAGATATTTCCAGAGAGCAAGAAGAGCCACATCCTTGGCAGTTTGATTCTCAAACATCCACACTGGAGAGCATGGAGGTGTCACAAGGTAATAGGAACCAGTCGACTCATTTTGGCACACCAAATGTTTGCTCCATGACTGGTTCAAGCAATCACATCAAACCTGGTGGGTTAGAATGTCAACAGGACACTTGTCCTATAGAAGTACATATAAACAAAGAACCTTACTCATTTGGAATTGCTCAGACTTCAGCATCCTCATTCAAAACTTCCTTCCCTCAGATTCCCGATGACAGAGGAAATCCTCAGAGCCCCAACTTTCAGAATTCCACAGTCACTTTGCAGAAAGTTAAGCCTGCCTCTCTTCCCataagaagatatacagaagtcACTATGACCAACAGCAATTCAGTTGTTTCTCCACCTCTTACTGAAAGTCAACCCAATATCCTGGTCACAGAAGTGAATAATGAGAAAGACTTGAATGAATCTATTTTGGAAAAAGACACACAACTAAACAAGATGGACCAGACAAACGTGACTAGTGAAATACCTCAACCTGTTTCACAGACAGTAATTTCTAACCCTTTACCTGATTTTCAAAATCCCCTCTCCCAGGACTCAGCCAAGAGCAACAGACTTGTTTTTAATGCATCTACCCCAGTAAGTTCAAAAAGGTCACCTGGAGTCATTTCCAGGAAAGAtacctccaaaattcatatatcaCACAGAGATAAAGCCAATGAACTaaagaaagataagaattataCCAGGAACAGAAAACTTGGCTCAGcaatttcccttcctttcattCAGGAAAACAGAACAACATCATCTTTTCCCAGCCCAAATCAAGGTTGTCACGAGGAATTAACAGTAAGTAATGAAGATATTTCAAACGTTGTTAAATATAACCGCTGGAGCTCTGAACCTCCAGAAAACCCTGCTATTTTAGATATTAAGGAAGAACAACGTACCACAACTCATTCTACCAACTGTAGCAAGTTGGCTGCTGGCCACAACATTCCATGTGATTCTTTAGATTTGTCATCAACTACACTACCAGATTCCTTATCATCGAATAATTCTTTCCCTGATGCTCTGTTGATTCCTTCTACTACACTGTTCTCCAGGAAAAGTCTTTCCAGCAAAGATCCATctctgggagaaagagaagaaaaagacaatgatAGCAAGAACCAAGATAATCAGTTCACCCTAAGCCCctcagaaaaccaaaaaagtaaTGATAATTGTGTGACTGTACATAATGAAGTGATTGATGTTGTCAAATGCCATTCACACCCTCCTTTCAAGgatggaaagggaaaaggaaaaataaggcaAAGCATGTCCTGTACTGAAAATGGAAAGTCAAGCAAAATGGAAAGTAGATCAACACCCACAAGTGATAGCCGTAGCCTCAGTGAGGTGAATCAAAGCAACTCCCAGGACCCTGAGCTTCACACAATTTATTGCACCTTACCCAGACAATCAGCCAGTTTTCTCATTGGTAACAGGAAGTCAGAAGGTAAGATAATGGCTTCTTCATTTAGGAATGAGCCACTTCCATTCCAAATCAAAAATAATGTGGAAGATCCAAGAGGGAAGTACACATCAAATGAATTCAGTCCCAGTCCTGAGTCAGAAAGCAAATGTTCCAAAGTAGTTTCAGACTCAGTCTCAGTAGCCCCTGAAGCCACCCAGAggatgacaaaaatgaaaaacattggATCTGCTTCTGTTAGAAAAGGACCACTTCCGTTTCTCATCAAGAGGGCTGTGTCTTGTCCTTCAGGAGTACCATCTCCCTCAGTtggaagagatgaaagagaaaaatgcttgGTCTCAGACACAGATGCTTCTGCTATAACATTAAGGCCTTGGGAGAGAATCATTAACCCTCTGGAAAGTGACTCATCCATTAGGGATTGTTCTTTAACTAAAAGATGCCACCAAAAGGAATACTTTCAAGAATGCACTGAAAAGGATGGTAAAATTTCTGCCTCCAGGATGGGTGTATTTTCCCTTTCAAATGAAGACCCTTTACCTTTTTCTTCAGACATGTCAGGAAAAGAAAGCGGAAAAACATTGCATAAATTTAAGACTACGagtatgttttctgtttctggtgATGAAGATAATGTAAAATGTCTTGAGGTGGTTTCAATATATTACACGCTACCAAGGAAACACAGCAAAAAATTCTGTAACCGCCttcaaaaatatacacaaaatattgaTTCACTTACAGAATTAGCTAAAGCGGAGACTGAGACATTTCCTAATGctttagaaaaagacaaactaaaCTATTCTACACGAGAGCAGTCAGGAACACCTTCACCAGAAGATCTAAAGATGTTGGTCAACTCTGCTAAGGAGAACAGCTATTGTCCTTCTCATGCCACTGAAAAAAGGACTCTTTTACAGTTACCAAGTAGTGGGCCCTCAGAACCTACATTCCAGGAAATGGCTTCTGTTGAAGCAGATGTTTCTCTTCATAAAGGAGAATCTAAAACTAGAGAGATTTCCCAAGATCACTTAGCTAAAACACCATCTCTAAGCAATTCACAAAGCAGGAAAGTAAGGGGGCAAAAATTGCAAAGTGAAACCCTACCTACTTCATCagttcttcagggaaaaaaagttgCAGAAAAGGAATCTGAAAATTGTCAGCAATCCATTAAATCAGGTAACAGTGGTCCTTTTAATCTTCCAGCCCATTCAGAAGAGAATGTTGAAAATTCCCAAACTGGGAGAAGTTCTGGGGAGGGTGCAGGTGGCGGTATAGCCATTACAGCTACTGGAAGTGGAAAGTGTCTTCAGAAAGGTATCAATGACAGTGCCAATGGATTGCAGCCTAGGGAAGTCAGGAGGGAAATTGGAACAGATTTCCAAAAAATGACTGATGAAGCACTTTCTGACTCAGAAAGCCAAGTCTGTGCTCTGACTCCAGCTTTGCATAAACTACAGCTTGATGAGGTGACTCATTCAGGTGAACCAGATTTAGAGAGTTTGCCGTCTGAACCCAGGAAACTACCTCAAAGAAGTCAGGAGGTAAATATGACAGAGAACCTGAAGGCTAAGGATGAAATGCAGAAGTTGGCATGGGATCAACCTtcacttcctggaggaagtagTAAATATAAAACCAGCTTGGATGAcctagaaaaagggaaaaacagatcTTCAGTTAAACACAGATTGGCAGCCGTGTCCAAAGCAGGCAGAAAATTTCCAGCTAAAGATTTAAGCTCCAGAAGACATGTAGCTACTATTTTCCCCCAAAGTGGCAACGGTTCTGGCTTTGGTGGTTTATCTCTTGGCACACCAAAGTGCCACCCACTGTCCACTGAGCCTTCTCCAAAGTCCACAGAATCCACAGATGAAAGCAGGTTTAGTAATGATGGGATGGATGTGCAGAAATCTGAGAACCCTCTCCAGGTTACTGTAATATCCAACAGAGAAGCTTCTGCACATTTAAACAATCAGAAGTCTAACAGCATTTCACAACCACATCAGATTGAGTCTGAAAATATCACAGAATCACCACCAAAGGATGAGGATTCTAAAGCTGTAACAGTAGCTCAGATTTTAGAAAGTGAGTCAGAAGTCTTGGCCCAACCTACAATCACCAGGCTCGGGGAAGCAGACTTCTCTGACCATCCTTTTCCATTAGAGCCGGCAGAGAAATCAATAAACAGTCCACTGGCCAGTTGTCAGCAACAACAAAGGAGTGCTTCATCTCTGGAGAGGGAACCTGAGCCTCCACACCACTATCGTTCAAAGAGTTTAAAAAACATCAATGTGCACGGCGATCTGCTACGCAAAAGTCATCCTCCGAAAGTCAGAGAGCGCCATTTTTCTGAAACCGCTTCTATTGACAATGCCCTGAGTGGACTGACCCTTGGGAATGAATTCTCTAATAACAGTGGGTACAGTCGAAGATTCAAATCTTTTTCTGAACTTCCGTCCTGTGATGAAAAGGAAAATTGGGCTTTGTATAACAGCAGGACAAGAATGGGTCGCAAGTCTGTAACATCTATATCCAGACCTATTGACTATGGAATTTTTGGGAAAGAACAACAGTTGGCTTTCTTGGAGAATGTAAAGAGGTCACTGACAGAAGGAAGATTATGGAAACCGAGTTTTCTAAAGAACCCGGGCTTCCTGAAAGATGATGTAATTAACCCTTCTAACCCATTGAAGTCGTCAACCTCAAATTCTCCTAGCAATCAAATGCCAGAAGATGGCTTATCTCCAAGTACACCACTTAATATCTATGAAGAGGATCCAGTAGACTCAGACTGTGACACAGATACAACCACAGATGACGAATACTACCTGGATGAAAATGACAAAGAATCAGAACTGTGA